The Elaeis guineensis isolate ETL-2024a chromosome 14, EG11, whole genome shotgun sequence genome has a segment encoding these proteins:
- the LOC109505134 gene encoding hydrophobic protein RCI2B, with amino-acid sequence MADEGTVTCIDILIAIILPPLGVFLKFGCKVEFWICLVLTLFGYLPGIIYAVYAITKTQ; translated from the exons ATGGCAGACGAAGGGACAGTCACCTGCATCGATATCCTTATTGCCATCATCCTTCCTCCTCTTGGAGTCTTCCTCAAGTTTGGTTGCAAG gtggagtTCTGGATCTGCCTGGTGCTGACGTTATTCGGATACCTCCCTGGGATTATCTACGCCGTTTATGCCATCACCAAGACCCAGTAA